Below is a genomic region from Medicago truncatula cultivar Jemalong A17 chromosome 3, MtrunA17r5.0-ANR, whole genome shotgun sequence.
GCGTTTGGTTAATATGGCAGAAACGAAATAACaagttatttaaaaattcaCAGCTTACCATCTCAGAGCTTAtagataaagttaaattttattcttattGGTGGCTGAAGGCAAATAACACTTCTTTTGTATTTGGTAGTCAGCGATGGTGGTCGGAGCCTTTGAGATGTTTGGGTATCGGCTAATCTTTATTTTCGAGTTTTCTTGTGGTAATTGTGATTGAATATTTGTACTTATGAGTGGTCTTTTTAGCACACCTTATACTAGGGAGGCGACTCCTATTAtgttaatataatccattttttattctttaaaaaaaagactcGTTGAAATTATACTGCAAAGTGTACACATACACGACACcaactaaaaataaatcttattttattcaaactGCATGAGcttattatttcattcaaaaaacaacaaaggGAAATACATAACAATATTTTCTATCTAGCAGCTATATGTGAGAGGAGTGGTTCCACTGCATGACATTACCATCtaatttggttgatttgaattgtCATCCGAACCATTCAAGTCTGGCATATCAGCAacaatgttgttgttgctggATTCATGTGCAACATGAtcaatattgttgatgatgccATTAGCATTTATTGGGTCATCCTCTTCGATTTCTCGAAGAGTTTCATCAATGGGCATTTCCGTACAGAACTCTAGTTTGTTGAAAAGAGTAGCCTGAACCCAAACAACACTAGCAGCATGAACCTTCCCGCCAACAGTTCAACCAAACATTTGTCCATCACTGCCAAAGAAGCAAATGGAAAAAGACAAGCATGTTGGATCACTGATGATGAATTCTGGGGGAACACGATcacaattgaaattgatatgtGTTCCAGTTAGAGATATCATCTGGAACGGTCCTTCCATAGGAAAATTTGGGACACGAGTTACCGGGTGGAGCAGGGTAATGTTAGAGATAGGACCGGAACCCCGAAACACTATTAGGTCAGCTTGACAACCTTGAGCAAAGTTGGTTAATACTTCAATGATATCTTTCCCATAAGGGATTTCAACGGGAATAATTCTCATATGGTTGTTGTTAGAGGATTCATTTGTTGGGTTTGGGGAGAAAGGTGAGGGGGCACATTTGTTCTCTGCCATTATTGAGGATGTGTATTTTGTGTGGAATAGACAAACAATGTGATGTTATATTTATAGTTGTCTAAAATGTGAGAGACCTGTGttgaaattcaaaatgatttgtaattttttatattggtAATTAAATAGGGGGAGAGGAAGACATGTATTATAGAAAtgggtgcggttatggtgcataaggaaatcctgtgcataaggaaatccttatgcaccctgcataaatctagaaatggttttggagtatagctcacagaaaccattttcaCAGCAAAATAGTTTtgacataattttatacaaaacatactatgaTATATGCAGGGTGTTGTAAACCATTAAGTACAACTAATGATTTTGGaatacaactcacagaaaccatttttaaatttatgcaGGGTAGATAAGGatatttccttatgcaccataaccgcagtCTATAGAAATGTGTCTAAATACACGTTCCTccaatttttgtaataaaaaatggtatattCTTTGAATCAAGTCTTTGGTTGAACACCAttgactttttttgttttagttatcatataaattattaaaatttgaagtgtattttataattaacaataacaacttTGTTCACATTCTAATATGTATTCTTCATTCTAGaagatttcaattttaatttttattctacATGATAAGCATACTAGCTccaaaaaaatgtatgtatttAACCAATTTAGacgtccaattttattttattatgattgGAAAAAATGAATGGTTAAAGCTATATACATTATGATATTGGTAAAATTTAGCTTTGACTCATCAAAGGTAATCTAatgtacaaaatatttttttttttatttttaaaaacacaaaagatTATATGTAAGTTTTTGGTCAATATGTATATTATGACATTGGTAAAATTTAGCTTTGATGAGTCAAAGGTAATCTAAtgtacacaatattttttttatttgtataaacacaaaaaatattatatgtacGTTTTTGGTCAATATGTATATTAtgatatgagaaatgatattggTAAAATTTAGCTTTGATGGGTCAAAGGTAATCTAATgcacacaatattttttttttatttgtaaaaacacaaaaaagatTATATGTACGTTTTTGGTCAATATGTATATTATGATATTGGTAAAATTTAGCTTTGATGAGTCAAAGGTAATCTAATGcgcacaatattttttttacttgtaaaaacacaaaaaaatattatatgtaaGTTTTTGGTCAATGAAATATATGAAACTTGATTCTATGTAAGctatgagtaaaaaaaaaagattatgtttaagttttttttttttttttttacaaaattatatataagttatAGATCCACATTATTacattttgtgtttgttttattcttgaaattgaataaattaaaaaatatttgtatttatgccaattttgtttctcttgtagctttttttaaggataaaaaaaaaagtaaaaattacaaaagtttGGGAGAAATCAACCATAAGGTGCAGGGGTGTACTAGTTTTTTAACTTTCTGAAACTCCTAATccagaattatttttttcatttcatgtgaaatattttaatttattactactactattttttaagggaaataaTTATTCTCACAAAAGGTTGAACCACCAGCAATCACGACTCCTTTGATTTCAGTATTAACCGTTCcataatttctaccaaaaaagaaGTAACTGTGATGTCATTGTTTAATATGCATACATGTTATATAGCGTTTTACATTTGAACCCAGATAAAGTGTCTATAATATTCACTTGAGCTACATCTTTGGAGCGCAAAAAGTAAATCTTATACGAGTTATGTGattgagtagtgatatttgaacaattatttttgaCAACCATcattacaactttttttttctttttttttattggtcaaaaataatggagagagaaaaaagaaaagagagaataaaaacataatgtgagtatgagagaaaaagttgtcaagaagttgtcacaaagtggttgtgcaaatatcatttctctatgtTATTTCTACAATTAAAATTGGACAACTAATCCAATATCTTATTATATTGTGAGGAACACGCAGATCGAAATCAATCAAAAAATAGCAAATAAATTATTGATTCTACAAATATAATGTTCACGTGTCATTCCTCATATTATAATCTATGTATATAagtatgaattaaaaatgtgaGTAAGCCCAACTAACTTGAAACCAACTTTTCTAATGTGCACAAATCACCTTACCTTCAACTCATTTGTAGTCggaattaattttacaaatagAAATGGCAGCAGTTGAAGAGTGCAGTTCCAATGGAGTCTCAAGATGGTCCCTCAAAGGAAAGACTGCTCTCGTCACTGGTGGAACTCGTGGGATTGggtcactttttttctttcttctcaattttgttcctttctttcaattttaattatggCTACAAAGTTTCTAATTATGGCTAACCATGTTGTTCAATTTCAGACATGCCATAGTTGAGGATTTATGTGGGTTTGGTGCTACCGTCCACACCTGTTCCAGAAACCAAGATGAGCTTAATAATTGTTTGAATCAATGGCGTAGTAAAGGCTTTTTGGTGTCTGGATCTGTGTGTGATGTCTCATCTCGAGAACAAAGGGAGAAGCTCATTCAAGAAGTTGCCTCAATCTTCAATGGTAAACTTCACATTTATGTAAGTCATGCTCGATTAATTTTTGCACATTGTTAGTACCGGCATTCAACATTAGAAAGGTGTGTCTGATGTCTGACATGATACACGCATGTAGTTGGGTTCAATCATTTACATTTTCTTGAATTACTACTATGTATATGTGTGTCAGTGTTGTGTCTGATATCAGTGTCTATACACTAGGAAATGAAATGCCTACCTTTACTATTTGGTGTTTTAATGTATTTAGGAGATAGACGAATGATTAAGGCACATTAATAATGGGAGAGAATGATTGGTTAAGAGAGATAGATTCAAAGTAAGAGACTCTTCTAACATAGTCTAAAAGCATTTTAGAGAGACATCCAATCATATAGTATCATAACAACACTctacattttttaaagaaaaacatcTTTACAAATATCTACATGATGACATATGACTTGACGTGTGTGTAAAATCTATTTGCATAGACAATgcatacaacaacaaccaagccttattccactaagtggggtcggttACATAGATCAAATTAcgtcataatgttctatcataaactaAATTTGGATCCAACTGAATAATCTCTAATTTACCTGATCATTTGATTCAGTTGGATACTTTAGCTGGTACGTCAAAATCCAAGTGCTCGgttatgattttaatttggtGTGCTTGTACCTGAATCATTTGGAAGGAAATGAATAACAGGATCTTCAACAACAATGTTTGCCCGGTTTCTAAGCTTTTAGACAATGTCAAGCACATTTCTTTTTGGTGGTTAAAGGCAACTTTTTCTAACATTGCTTTTGACTATCATAATTGGTGGCTTTGCTTATGTTGTGTCTGGGCATTGACTAATTTCTGCTTTCTTTATTTGTTCCTTGTGCTTTTGTAATTATTCTGGTTTTGTACTCTAGCTCTCTTCTCTGGTACGCCTTGTGATGGGGAGAGTGAGTTTTGGTagtaatatattctattttggctTCTTCCGAAAGAAAAAACTCTAAGACTCTCCTAATAGtgtctcttatagtttttctaggtcttttTCTATGCATGAAGCAAATACGAACAATGcatactaattaaaaaatattcaacatcGAAAATTTTGAAATGCTGCAAAAGAAACATAGTATCACTACGAATTATAGTACATTGTAGAGAGGTTTCATACCGTCTATATCTTGGCATAGATAACGATGTTTGATTGATCTCGTCGCAGGTGAATAATGTTGGAGCAAACTTTAGGAAACCAACCATTGAGTACACTGCTGAAGTATATTCAGAAATTATGGCAATTAATTTAGATTCTGCATATCATTTGTGTCAACTTACACATCCTCTTCTAAAGGCATATGGAATGGGAAGCATTGTATTCATTTCCTCTATTGCTGGCGTGGTGAGCTTAGGTACTGGATCAGTCTATGCAGCAAGTAAAGGTGGGAGTTACCATCATAGCAATACTAATTACTTGTTCAACTTGCTTGTAGTAAAAGGTTGTCTGATCAAGAAAACTGAATGCTTACTGACCAGTGATGTTTTCAGCTGCAATCACTCAGCTTACAAAAAACTTGGCTTGTGAATGGGCAAAAGATGGCATAAGGAGCAATTGTGTTGTTCCTGCTACCACCAATACACCACTTGTTGAACATGTAATGTtctcttttactttatttattcatttattttggaGTTAGTTGCTTTCCTTTTGGGTGAAGGATTCAATGATAGGATCACATGAATGAGATCCTACTGAAATTTATGTTAGAGAAAAATAGGTCAAAGATAACATAGTTGGCACACTTGTTACTCTAGATTGAATCTAAACATGGCATATTAATCTGTTGAATCATTTAGAGTACAATACTGAACTCCAACAaagtttatttcttcaaaacactGAATTAAAGCctctattttatgatgaaattataAATGTGCAATTTATGATTTTGGTGGTCAAAATTCAGTACGTCTTCATGTCTCAGCTCATTGGAATTCATTATTATTACTTGTCGATCTGAtattagtaataaaaaaaatcaacagcaTATACTGCCATCAAGATTAATTGTGCTCAACATTTTGAGGAAAATATCTCAAACAGATGTACTAAGAGGATATTCACCATCCTCCAAGCCTCTATTATTACTTGTGTAGTATTTTATATTTCAGAGAGTTCATACCTGATTTTGTATACACTGCGTCTGGTTATGAATCATGCTATTAGATTTGTAGTACAAAACCTTTTTCCCTATTTATAATACAGATGAACAACTTGACTTAAAGTTGCTATGGCATCTGAATTTGATAATTTCTACAAACAGACTCCTGCTGAACTTTTGTATTTCTAATGATACaacatttttgataaatttttaaatagcTACACTTTTTTGTCATTTCTAATTATGCTTGTTGCTAATTGTTTTCTATTGTGACAGCTGCTTCGCAACAAGCAGTATATGGATGAAATGTTGTCTCGAACTCCTCTTGGACGCATCGCAGAATCTCATGAAGTTTCATCGTTGGTGGCTTTCCTTTGTCTGCCAGCTGCGTCTTACATCACCGGAcaagttatttgtgttgatgGAGGATTAACTGTGAATGGATTCCAGCCCAGTATGagaataacataatattcatgcACTTCTTGGTTCATTGTTAAGTATTAATTATCTTTGGAACAAAGGATTAACTGTGAATGATctctttcaatttcattttggtaTATGACTGTAGACACATAAAATTAAGCAATCAATAAGCTCTCTTTAACTCAACTACTAATCTCTCttgtaataaaacaaaaaaacaagaagttaagtttattttattcaaacttTAAAAAGGACTCGGAAAAACAACAAAGGGAAACATGGTTTTTTGGCTATCTAGTAGCTATTAGTGTTTCTTCTACATGTCGTTGTTATTACTATGAAGATGGCGAGCAGACATTTGGTAATTCTGCTGAGTTGAATTGACACTTACAATATCTACGTGTGGCACATTAACAATAGTAATATTGTTGTTGGATTCATGTGGAACAATATTGTCAAAGAAACCACCAAAATATACTTGGGGATCCTCTTCAATTAGCTGAAGACTTCCACACTAGTGGTGACTAACCAATTTAACTCAAATTTCTTGAAAAGAGTAGCCGTAATCCAAACAACATTAACCTTTCCTACAACAATTCTACCAAATATGTCCACCGTTGTCATGGAGGTAAATAAGAGGAACATGTTAGCACAAGGATGAATTGGGGGCAATATGATCATAATTGACTTTTACATATGTTCCAGCTAAAGATATCATATGGAGCGGTCCTTCCATGGGTAAAGTCAGAGACAAGACCAGAACCTTTCGACACTATTATTCATGCTTGATTATGTTGAGCATAGTTGCTTAGACCATCCACAATATCTTTTATATATCGGTCTCAATGTTTTCCTTGATTATAACATGTGGTTTGGGCTTGTTCTTAGAGTTCTAGGGTCTATCTCTAGGagggtgtttgtttcaaggttaagaatgacaTTTTCGGGAATACATGGCTAGGGAATGATTATACCCATGTTTGTTatgaggttgagaaaaaaatattctttaggTATAAAGGTTACTGGGAATGGAGTAACTTCTCATAACTTCCATTATTTCCATGTAAAGAGATGGGAATATGCATTCCCATGATATTAtgcatagatttaaaaaaaaaaaatgtaacttccaatttttccaggaatgtcaagttatttgccaaacactttttttaacaaatacccaagaatcaaattttcatattttcattcccgGGTATGTTATTCCTGAGAATAATTTGTGTTTCCCAAAAACAAACGCCCCCTATGTTTTTCGGAGGAGGATGTGGTAATGTCCTCCTTTGGCTCTTAAGgaagataaataaatttattagagGAGGATTGTACAAATGATGATGTCAACACCATCAGGGTGTCGTTGTTGATGTTAATGGTGATGGTAATGATGATCTCTTCTTATAAATAAGGATGGAGAGATTACACTATATGCTCGTTATTAAATGATGGGAGA
It encodes:
- the LOC25489350 gene encoding tropinone reductase homolog At5g06060 isoform X2 → MAAVEECSSNGVSRWSLKGKTALVTGGTRGIGHAIVEDLCGFGATVHTCSRNQDELNNCLNQWRSKGFLVSGSVCDVSSREQREKLIQEVASIFNGKLHIYVNNVGANFRKPTIEYTAEVYSEIMAINLDSAYHLCQLTHPLLKAYGMGSIVFISSIAGVVSLGTGSVYAASKAAITQLTKNLACEWAKDGIRSNCVVPATTNTPLVEHLLRNKQYMDEMLSRTPLGRIAESHEVSSLVAFLCLPAASYITGQVICVDGGLTVNGFQPSMRIT
- the LOC25489350 gene encoding tropinone reductase homolog At5g06060 isoform X1 codes for the protein MAAVEECSSNGVSRWSLKGKTALVTGGTRGIGHAIVEDLCGFGATVHTCSRNQDELNNCLNQWRSKGFLVSGSVCDVSSREQREKLIQEVASIFNGKLHIYVNNVGANFRKPTIEYTAEVYSEIMAINLDSAYHLCQLTHPLLKAYGMGSIVFISSIAGVVSLGTGSVYAASKVMFSAAITQLTKNLACEWAKDGIRSNCVVPATTNTPLVEHLLRNKQYMDEMLSRTPLGRIAESHEVSSLVAFLCLPAASYITGQVICVDGGLTVNGFQPSMRIT